GAGAGAAGGTGCGGGGAGTATATCACGAAGAGAAGTTACCCGGACGCGGCCGGGTAACGGGGTTACAGCACCATACGCACGATTTCGATATTGCCGAGCTCTTCATAGAGCGTTTCCACCTGCTCGATATGCGTCGCGTTGATGGTAATCGAAACGGAATGGTAGTTGCCTTTGCTGCTCGGTTTGATCTGCGGCGTGTAGTCGCCGGGAGCATGGCGCTGCACTACCTCGACGACCAGATCGACCAACTCAGGCTTCGCCAGGCCCATCACTTTGTAAGTAAAGGGGGTCGGGAACTCAAGCAGCTCGTTAAGTTTGGTTTTCATGTCAGCTCCAGCGTTACGTCAAAAAATAATAACTCCCGCCGAAGCGGGAGTTGGATTGATGCTTAGTATATGGGGATGAAAGTCAGGCTTTCAAGTGGTCAGTAATTAACCAAACCAGTGGTGGAACATCAGTTTGATGTAATCGATGATGCGGCCAAAGAAATTGCCTTCCTGAATCTCTTCCAGTACCACCAGCGGGCGCTGTTCGATGGTTTTACCGTCCAGCTGGAAATTAATGGTGCCGACTACCTGATTTTTCGCCAGCGGCGCGTGCAGCTCGGAGGTGTTCAGCACATAGCTGGCTTTCAGATCTTTCATGCGGCCGCGCGGGATGGTCAGATAGATATCTTTATCGACACCCAGCGAGGCGCGATCGTTATCGCCAAACCAGGCCGGCTCGGACGCGAACTCTTTGCCGGCTTTCAGCGGGTTCACGGTTTCGAAGAAACGGAAGCCCCAGGTCAGCAGCTTTTTGCTTTCTGCTTCACGGCCTTTAAAGGTGCGCCCCCCCATCACGGCGGAGATGAGACGCATCTGACCTTCGGTGGCGGACGCGACGAGGTTGTAGCCCGCTTTGTCGGTATGACCGGTTTTGATGCCGTCCACGTTCAGGCTGTTATCCCACAGCAGACCATTACGGTTGGTCTGGCGGATGCCGTTGAAGGTGAACTCTTTCTCGCGGTAGATGGAGTATTCGTTCGGCACATCGCGGATCAGCGCCTGGCCAATCAGCGCCATGTCGCGCGCCGAGCTGTACTGGCCGTCAGCGTCGAGACCGTGTACGGTCTGGAAATGGGTGTTTTTCAGGCCCAGCGCGGTGACGTAGCTATTCATCAGGCCCACAAACGCGTCCTGGCTGCCCGCCACATAGTCTGCCATCGCCACGCAGGCGTCGTTGCCGGATTGCAGGTTAATCCCGCGGATCAGCTGAGAAACCGGCACCTGCATGCCTGGTTTCAGGAACATCAGGGACGAGCCTTTGAAGACCGGGTTGCCGGTGGCCCAGGCGTCATTGCCGATGGTCACCAGATCGGACTCTTTAAATTTACCTGCTTTCATCGCCTGGCCGATGACGTAACTGGTCATCATTTTGGTCAGGCTCGCCGGATCGCGGCGCGCGTCAGCGTTCTGCTCCGCCAGCACTTTCCCTGAGTTGTAATCGATGAGGATATAGGCTTCCGCGTCGATCTGCGGCACGCCTGGGATCATCGTTTTGATATTAAGGTCGTCGGCATGGGCGGCGGTGGAAAGGGCTGCGACAGAAAGCGCCGTGGTAACGGCGAGACGCTGCATAAAACGAACGGAGAAAGTGGTCTTCATGGTCTGAACAACGACATCCGTGATGAGTGAAAAAAAGTGCCTTACTATAGCAAATGCCTTATGGGCTGGCATCCGACTTTGCGCATGACTTTGTTAACGGCCTTTACCGTAACTGACAAAGCGGCAGGCCAGCCCGGCCTGCGGTTATTGGGCGACAGTAATGAAAGACTGAACCTGCGCTTCGCTCTGTAAACGCTGCTGGAGCGAGGCGGCCTGCGCTTTGCTGGCGAACGGCCCTAACTGAACGCGATAGACTGCGCCGTTCTGGCTGACGCGTCCTGGTACGGAAAATTGCTGGCTCAGTTTTTGTTGCCACTGCGCGGCACGCGCGCTGTCGCTGACGGCCCCGACCTGCACCACATAATTCCCGGCGGCGGCGGTGGTCGTGGAGGCGGCGCTGGCGGCTGGCGCGACGCTGCCCTGCACGGAGCCTGGCGCGGTCACCGGCGCGTTGCGGGTGGCGGGCGCGGCAAGCTGCGCGGGTTCAGCGGCAGGTTGTACGGGGGCGCTCGCGGTGACGGGCTGCGCGGTAGCGGCCGTCGGCGTGGTGTCCGGCGTTGAGCTTTCCAGCACGCCCGAAGCAAGCGTCGTCGGCGCGCCTAAAAAGCCGCCGCTTTTCACCGGCGCGCCGGTGGTGTCATCGCTTTGCAGCGTATCGTTGCTCACCGGGCGGATATCGCCCTGCGGTTCGGCAGGCTGGGGGGCAGAAGAGACGCTGCCGAGGCCGCCGCTTAAATCAGGACGCGCCGGGAGCGCATACGTTTGTTTCGCGACCGTCGTACAGGCCATGCCCGGCCCAGAGAGCGAACCGTCCGGCGCGACGATAATCGGATCGATACGCACTTTGGTGTTGTTCGACGTATTCAGTCGATCCGCCGCCGCGCGGGAGAGCGAGATCACGCGGTCATTGCCATATGGGCCGCGGTCGTTAATGCGCACGACAATCATGCGGCCATTAGCGAGGTTAGTAATGCGCGCGTAGCTTGGCACCGGCAGGGTAGGGTGCGCGGCGGTGAGCTGCATTGGGTCGAATGGTTCGCCCGAGGCGGTCAGGTTGCTGTCCGGCTCCGCGTCATAGATAGCGGCAAGCCCCGCCTGACTGAAGCGCGAAGGATCCTGAACGATGGTATAGCGTTTACCGTCGCGCTCATAATCGCTGTTTACGGAAGGATTCAGCTGTTCGTAGCGAGGATCCGCGCCGCTTATCTCAACGATCGGACCGTTGCAGACCGGCTGCTGTGGCGCTACGCTCGCCTGTTGTTGCCCTTCGTTATTGACGCCGCAGGCGGTTAATAACCCTGCGGCGATGCAGACGCCAATCCACTGCTTACGCATTGCGAACCTCTTATACGCTCTTCGACAACATTTTCCTGTGGGTATGGATCGACATCACGATGCCAAACCCGGCCATGAGTACAATCAGGGCGGAGCCCCCGTAGCTGACCAGCGGCAGCGGAACGCCCACCACCGGTAAGATACCACTCACCATACCAATATTCACAAACACATAAACGAACAGAATCAGCATCAGGCCGCCCGCCATGACGCGCCCGAAGGTCGTCTGGGCGCGCGCGGCGATCCACAGCCCGCGCATAATCAACAGGACATAGAGCGCCAGCAGCACCAGCACGCCCACCAGGCCCAGCTCTTCAGCGAGTACCGCGAAGATAAAGTCGGTATGGCGTTCCGGCAGGAATTCCAGCTGCGACTGGGTGCCGTGCAGCCAGCCTTTGCCGCGCAGGCCGCCGGAGCCGATGGCGATTTTCGACTGAATAATATGATAGCCCGCGCCCAGCGGATCGCTTTCCGGATCCAGCAGCATCATCACGCGCTGGCGCTGATAATCGTGCATCAGGAAGAACCAGAGGATCGGGATAAACGCCGCGATAAGCACCACCGCGATACCAATCAAACGCCAGCTTAAGCCGGAGAGGAACAGCACGAACAGGCCGGAGGCGGCGATAAGAATCGATGTGCCGAGGTCAGGCTGGGCGGCCACCAGCAGCGTGGGCATGAAAATCAGCACCAGCGCGATGCCGGTGTTTTTCAGCGTTGGCGGGCAGACGTCGCGGTTAATAAAGCGCGCCACCATCAGCGGCACGGCGATTTTAGCGATTTCCGAGGGCTGGAAGCGCACCACGCCGAGATCGAGCCAGCGCTGCGCCCCTTTGGAGATGGCCCCAAAGGCGTCCACCGCCACCAGCAAAATAATACAGACGATGTACAGATAGGGCGCCCAGCCTTCATAGACGCGCGGCGGGATCTGCGCCAGCACGATCATAATCACCAGGCCCATCATAATCTGCCCTATCTTGCGCTCCATCATGCCGATATCCTGGCCGCTGGCGCTCCAGATAACCATTGCGCTGTAAAAACAGAGCGCCAGAATTATCAGCATAAAGGTCGGGTCGAGGTGGATTTTATCCCACAGCGACTTTTTATTCGGATTGTCGGTCATCTTATCGATCCTCCGCCGCCGCCGTGGCGGGGTTTTCCGTCGGCAGTTCGGTGTTATTGTCCCCGAGCATAATGTGGTCGAGGATTTGACGCATGATGGTGCCCACCGCCGGGCCCGCGCCGCCGTTTTCCAGGATCATCGCCACCGCCACCTGCGGGTTATCGTAAGGCGCGAACGCGGTCATCAGCTTGTGGTCGCGCAGACGCTCAGCGATGCGGTGCGCGTTATAGGTTTCGTTGGCTTTGAGCCCGAAGACCTGCGCGGTACCGGATTTCGCGGCGATTTTATACGGCGCGCCGGCGAAGTATTTGTGACCGGTGCCGTTGGCGCGGTTGGCGACGCCATACATGCCGTCTTTGGCGATTTCCCAGTAACCGGAGTGAATATCGCCCACCGGCGGCTGTTCCGGCTGTTTCCACGGCACTTTCTGGCCGTTCACCACCGTCGTCATCAACAGGTGCGGCACTTTCACCACGCCGTCGTTAATCAGGATCATCATGGCTTTGTTCATCTGTACCGGCGTGGCGGTCCAGTAGCCCTGGCCGATGCCGACCGGAATGGTGTCGCCCTGATACCACGGCTTTTTAAAGCGTTTCATCTTCCATTCGCGCGTCGGCATGTTGCCGGAGCGCTCTTCGGAGAGATCGATTCCCGTCAGGCTGCCGTAGCCGAACTTGCGCATCCACTCGGAGAGTCGGTCGATGCCCATGTCGTAAGCGACCTGGTAGAAGAAGGTGTCTGCGGATTCTTCCAGCGATTTCGTGACGTTAAGCCGCCCGTGGCCCCACTTTTTCCAGTCGCGGTAGCGCTTCTCGGAGCCTGGCAACTGCCACCAGCCGGGGTCGAACAGCGACGTGTTGCGGTTGATAACGCCTGCGCTCAACGCGGAAACCGCGACGTAGGGCTTCACGGTAGACGCCGGCGGGTAGACGCCCTGGGTGGCGCGGTTAATCAGCGGCGTGTTCGGATCATTCAACAGGCCAGAGTAATCTTTGCTGGAGATACCATCCACGAACAGGTTCGGGTTGTAGCTTGGCATTGAGACCATCGCCAGAATGCCGCCGGTACGCGGATCGGTGACTACCACCGCGGCGCGGCTGCCCTGGAGCAGGGTTTCGATATAGGTCTGAAGCTTGAGATCGAGCGTCAGGTAGATGTCGTGGCCCGCCTGCGGCGGCACTTCTTTCAGCTGGCGAATGACGCGCCCGCGGTTGTTAACTTCAACCTCTTCATAGCCGGTCTGGCCGTGCAGGACATCTTCGTAGTAGCGCTCAATGCCGAGCTTGCCGATATCGTGCGTGGCGGCGTAGTTGGCGAGCTTGCCGTCTTTATCGAGGCGTTCGACATCTTTATCGTTAATTTTTGAGACGTAGCCGATAACGTGCGTCAGCGCCGCGCCGTAAGGGTAGTAGCGGCGCTTATAGCCTTTGACTTCCACGCCGGGGAAGCGGTACTGATTCACGGCGAAACGCGCCACCTGCACTTCCGTCAGGTTGGTTTTCACGGGAATCGACGTAAAACGGTGCGAGCGAGCGCGCTCCTTTTTGAAGTTCGCGATATCGTCATCGGTGAGATCGACCACCGAGCGCAGCGCCTCCAGCGTATCCTGCACGCTGTCTACCTTTTCAGGCATCATTTCTATCTGGTAGATAGTGCGGTTCAGGGCGAGCGGCGTCCCGTTGCGATCGTAGATAATCCCGCGGCTTGGCGGGATAGGCACCAGTTTGATGCGGTTTTCGTTGGAGCGGGTCTGGTAGTCGTTAAAACGCAGGATCTGTAAATGGTAGAGGTTGAAGATCAGAATTCCGGTCAGCACCAGAATGCCGGCAAAAGCGACCAGCGCCCGACGCACAAAGAGCGCGGACTCAGCCGTATAATCACGAAAGGAATCCTTGAGTTTCATCCGCTGCTTAACTTACCTGTGGTGATTATTCACGATGATACGGGTGGTTGGTGGTAATACTCCAGGCGCGGTAGAGACTCTCCGCGACAATCACACGTACCAGCGGATGGGGCAGGGTCAGCGCGGAAAGCGACCAGCTCTGTTCCGCCGCCGCTTTACACGCATCGGACAGGCCTTCCGGCCCGCCGATAAGCAGGCTCACATCGCGGCCGTCCTGTTTCCAGCGCTCAAGCTCGCGGGCCAGCTGCGGCGTATCCCACGGGCGCCCCGGAATATCCAGCGTCACGATGCGGTTTTTCCCCGCCGCCGCCAGCATCATCTCGCCTTCTTTATCCAGAATGCGTTTGATGTCGGCGTTTTTGCCGCGCTTCCCTGCCGGGATCTCAACGAGCTCGAACGGCATATCTTTGGGAAAGCGGCGCAGATATTCGCTGAAACCTGTCTGCACCCAGTCGGGCATTTTTGTGCCAACGGCGACCAGCTGAAGCTTCACGCCTTAACCCCAGAGCTTTTCCAGCTCATACAGGCGACGGCTCTCTTCCTGCATGACGTGCACCATCACATCGCCGAGATCGACCACGATCCAGTCGGCGGCGCTTTCGCCTTCAACGCCGAGCGGCATCATGCCCGCAGCGCGGGATTCCTGAACGACATGATCGGCGATAGACATTACATGACGGCTGGAGGTGCCGGTGCAGATAATCATACAATCTGTAATGCTGGATTTGCCCTTAACATCAATGGCGATAATATCCTGGCCTTTAAGATCGTCGATTTTATCAATGACAAAATCCTGGAGTGCTTTACCCTGCAAGTTTTCCCCCTGGGAATGTGAACCACAGATGACGCCGGATGCGCCATCGGATAATCGATACGAGTACAGCGCCCGGAATGCGGGCGGGCTGCGCTCAGAAGTGGGCTATCATCCCACCGCAGGCAAGAGTTTGCATCGCCATTTTTGTAAAACAATTTCAGAAAGGCGGCTTGCGGCGGGAAATATCTGGCAGCGGAGGATAACAGCATCGCCCGTTGTGTCAATGCCTGAACCGCAATCGGCTCAGCGCGCGTCGGCGGAACGACGCCACGGCGCGCGGTTATTTCGCGTCTTTCTTCTGTTACGGCTGGCGATACAGCGCGTGATGGTGGATATACGCCAGCACGGCGGGCGGCAGGAGATCATCACACGGCAACTGCTTTGCAAGGCGCGCGCGGATGTCCGTCGCGGATATCGGAAAGAGCGGGGTGTCGGCAAGATAGATTTTCCCGGCAGGTTCGCGGTGAAGCTCGTCCGCCTGGCGGGCGAGGCGCGGCGCCAGCCAGCGCTGGTCTTCGTCGGTTTTCATCTCCACCGGATAGCCAGGACGGCGGCAGACCAGCAGATGACAGCACGCCAGCAGCGCCTCATAGTTATGCCATGTGCGCAGCGTCAGCAGGGAATCCTGGCCGATGATAAAGGCCAGCGGCGCATCCGGGCCTGCTTCACGGCGCAGCTGCGCCATCGTTTCGCTGGTCCAGGAGGGCGTGTCGCGTTGCAGCTCGCGTGCATCCAGGCGAAACAAGGGGTTACCGGCAATGGCCAGTTCCACCATCGCTTTGCGCTGAAGACTGCTGGCGCCAGGCTGCGGGCGATGCGGCGGCACATTATTCGGCATTATGGTCACCTGAGTAAGCTTCACTTCTCCGGCGAGCGCTTCCACGGCGCGCAGATGGCCGTAATGGATGGGGTCGAACGTGCCGCCATACCAGGCCTGAAGCGCAGGGATGCGGTCAGTCATCGATAAACACTCCGGCCAGCGCTTTGTGGCAGAGCACCAGCGAGAGACTTTCCAGCTCCGGCCAGACGTTCTGGCCGTAATCCTGCTTGAGCGTGATTTCGCACTGTGTCAGCAGACGTACCGCCTGCCAGAGCCTGTCGTCGCTCAGACGTGAGAGCGCCTCGGTAAGCAGGGCGCGGCGGTTCTGCCAGACGCGGTGCTGATCAAACAGCGCGCGCAGCGGCGTGCTTGCCGACTGGCGCTTTAACGTGACCAGCGTCAACAGCTCGCGTTGCAGGGTGCGCAGTAAAATTACCGGCTCGGCGCCTTCCTGACGCAACTGCTGAAGAATATGCAGCGCGCGTTTGCTTTTACCCGCCAGCAGGGCATCGACCCAGTGGAACGGCGTAAAGTGCGCGGCGTCGTTAACG
This DNA window, taken from Cronobacter universalis NCTC 9529, encodes the following:
- the ybeD gene encoding DUF493 family protein YbeD encodes the protein MKTKLNELLEFPTPFTYKVMGLAKPELVDLVVEVVQRHAPGDYTPQIKPSSKGNYHSVSITINATHIEQVETLYEELGNIEIVRMVL
- the dacA gene encoding D-alanyl-D-alanine carboxypeptidase DacA, coding for MKTTFSVRFMQRLAVTTALSVAALSTAAHADDLNIKTMIPGVPQIDAEAYILIDYNSGKVLAEQNADARRDPASLTKMMTSYVIGQAMKAGKFKESDLVTIGNDAWATGNPVFKGSSLMFLKPGMQVPVSQLIRGINLQSGNDACVAMADYVAGSQDAFVGLMNSYVTALGLKNTHFQTVHGLDADGQYSSARDMALIGQALIRDVPNEYSIYREKEFTFNGIRQTNRNGLLWDNSLNVDGIKTGHTDKAGYNLVASATEGQMRLISAVMGGRTFKGREAESKKLLTWGFRFFETVNPLKAGKEFASEPAWFGDNDRASLGVDKDIYLTIPRGRMKDLKASYVLNTSELHAPLAKNQVVGTINFQLDGKTIEQRPLVVLEEIQEGNFFGRIIDYIKLMFHHWFG
- the rlpA gene encoding endolytic peptidoglycan transglycosylase RlpA, yielding MRKQWIGVCIAAGLLTACGVNNEGQQQASVAPQQPVCNGPIVEISGADPRYEQLNPSVNSDYERDGKRYTIVQDPSRFSQAGLAAIYDAEPDSNLTASGEPFDPMQLTAAHPTLPVPSYARITNLANGRMIVVRINDRGPYGNDRVISLSRAAADRLNTSNNTKVRIDPIIVAPDGSLSGPGMACTTVAKQTYALPARPDLSGGLGSVSSAPQPAEPQGDIRPVSNDTLQSDDTTGAPVKSGGFLGAPTTLASGVLESSTPDTTPTAATAQPVTASAPVQPAAEPAQLAAPATRNAPVTAPGSVQGSVAPAASAASTTTAAAGNYVVQVGAVSDSARAAQWQQKLSQQFSVPGRVSQNGAVYRVQLGPFASKAQAASLQQRLQSEAQVQSFITVAQ
- the mrdB gene encoding peptidoglycan glycosyltransferase MrdB (rod shape-determining protein RodA), whose amino-acid sequence is MTDNPNKKSLWDKIHLDPTFMLIILALCFYSAMVIWSASGQDIGMMERKIGQIMMGLVIMIVLAQIPPRVYEGWAPYLYIVCIILLVAVDAFGAISKGAQRWLDLGVVRFQPSEIAKIAVPLMVARFINRDVCPPTLKNTGIALVLIFMPTLLVAAQPDLGTSILIAASGLFVLFLSGLSWRLIGIAVVLIAAFIPILWFFLMHDYQRQRVMMLLDPESDPLGAGYHIIQSKIAIGSGGLRGKGWLHGTQSQLEFLPERHTDFIFAVLAEELGLVGVLVLLALYVLLIMRGLWIAARAQTTFGRVMAGGLMLILFVYVFVNIGMVSGILPVVGVPLPLVSYGGSALIVLMAGFGIVMSIHTHRKMLSKSV
- the mrdA gene encoding peptidoglycan DD-transpeptidase MrdA encodes the protein MKLKDSFRDYTAESALFVRRALVAFAGILVLTGILIFNLYHLQILRFNDYQTRSNENRIKLVPIPPSRGIIYDRNGTPLALNRTIYQIEMMPEKVDSVQDTLEALRSVVDLTDDDIANFKKERARSHRFTSIPVKTNLTEVQVARFAVNQYRFPGVEVKGYKRRYYPYGAALTHVIGYVSKINDKDVERLDKDGKLANYAATHDIGKLGIERYYEDVLHGQTGYEEVEVNNRGRVIRQLKEVPPQAGHDIYLTLDLKLQTYIETLLQGSRAAVVVTDPRTGGILAMVSMPSYNPNLFVDGISSKDYSGLLNDPNTPLINRATQGVYPPASTVKPYVAVSALSAGVINRNTSLFDPGWWQLPGSEKRYRDWKKWGHGRLNVTKSLEESADTFFYQVAYDMGIDRLSEWMRKFGYGSLTGIDLSEERSGNMPTREWKMKRFKKPWYQGDTIPVGIGQGYWTATPVQMNKAMMILINDGVVKVPHLLMTTVVNGQKVPWKQPEQPPVGDIHSGYWEIAKDGMYGVANRANGTGHKYFAGAPYKIAAKSGTAQVFGLKANETYNAHRIAERLRDHKLMTAFAPYDNPQVAVAMILENGGAGPAVGTIMRQILDHIMLGDNNTELPTENPATAAAEDR
- the rlmH gene encoding 23S rRNA (pseudouridine(1915)-N(3))-methyltransferase RlmH, whose translation is MKLQLVAVGTKMPDWVQTGFSEYLRRFPKDMPFELVEIPAGKRGKNADIKRILDKEGEMMLAAAGKNRIVTLDIPGRPWDTPQLARELERWKQDGRDVSLLIGGPEGLSDACKAAAEQSWSLSALTLPHPLVRVIVAESLYRAWSITTNHPYHRE
- the rsfS gene encoding ribosome silencing factor, encoding MQGKALQDFVIDKIDDLKGQDIIAIDVKGKSSITDCMIICTGTSSRHVMSIADHVVQESRAAGMMPLGVEGESAADWIVVDLGDVMVHVMQEESRRLYELEKLWG
- the nadD gene encoding nicotinate-nucleotide adenylyltransferase; the protein is MTDRIPALQAWYGGTFDPIHYGHLRAVEALAGEVKLTQVTIMPNNVPPHRPQPGASSLQRKAMVELAIAGNPLFRLDARELQRDTPSWTSETMAQLRREAGPDAPLAFIIGQDSLLTLRTWHNYEALLACCHLLVCRRPGYPVEMKTDEDQRWLAPRLARQADELHREPAGKIYLADTPLFPISATDIRARLAKQLPCDDLLPPAVLAYIHHHALYRQP